The proteins below come from a single Rhodopirellula bahusiensis genomic window:
- a CDS encoding sulfatase family protein, with product MRSDLSSILSFIPFRFASPIGRPRSIAILVFGLVCTVIPTHVIAQQSPPTTQTDTRPNVIIVYTDDQGFGDVSSMNPDAKFATPNMDRLAKEGLTFTNAHSSDSVCTPSRYGLLTGRYSWRTTLKQGVMNAEGKCLIADGRMTLASFLRGQGYQTGMVGKWHLGMQFPGTPKNRDWSKPVRDMPLDKGFDHFFGIPASLNYGVLAWFDGRHAAVPPKSWTGKKPNKRHVDYRIQPPYLDTEGEARKRFKNTTIEVADDFIDNQCLTRFTDKAIEWITEITAEPATGSTSTNPPFFLYLPLTSPHYPVCPLPEFWGQGDCGGYGEFVIETDHHLGRLLDHLDATGLSDNTLVILTSDNGPEKSWKQRIQDFGHHSNGPYRGGKRDIYEGGHRVPMLARWPNGIQQPGRTSDALVGQVDLLATVSELLGQSLPDDAAEDSQSFASILLDPSHEHHRAPLINHGVRGEFAITASKWKWIAPNRFKDKGELYNLASDPAETKDIASDHPQVARRLQAALTKIVLNGRSTPGKPQPNDTGYWEDLRWMDPSEYSQPSP from the coding sequence ATGCGTTCGGACTTGTCCTCGATTTTGTCGTTCATTCCGTTTCGGTTTGCTTCGCCGATTGGTCGCCCTCGCTCCATCGCGATCCTTGTGTTTGGACTGGTTTGCACCGTCATCCCAACTCACGTCATTGCACAACAGAGCCCTCCAACCACTCAAACAGACACACGCCCCAACGTCATCATCGTCTACACCGACGACCAAGGCTTTGGCGATGTCAGCAGCATGAACCCCGACGCAAAATTCGCGACGCCCAACATGGACCGCCTCGCGAAAGAAGGTCTGACGTTCACCAATGCCCACTCCAGCGACAGCGTGTGCACACCATCACGCTACGGATTGCTGACCGGTCGCTACAGTTGGCGGACGACGCTCAAACAAGGCGTCATGAATGCCGAGGGAAAATGCTTGATCGCCGACGGCCGCATGACACTGGCGTCATTCCTTCGCGGCCAAGGCTACCAAACCGGCATGGTTGGCAAGTGGCACCTTGGCATGCAGTTCCCCGGCACACCCAAAAATCGCGATTGGTCAAAACCAGTTCGCGATATGCCACTCGACAAAGGATTTGATCACTTCTTTGGCATCCCCGCCTCGCTGAACTACGGCGTCTTGGCTTGGTTTGATGGTCGTCACGCCGCGGTCCCGCCCAAATCATGGACTGGCAAGAAACCAAACAAACGCCATGTTGACTATCGCATACAACCGCCTTACCTCGACACCGAAGGCGAGGCACGAAAACGATTCAAAAACACCACCATCGAGGTGGCCGACGACTTCATCGACAATCAGTGCCTGACGCGATTCACCGACAAAGCCATCGAGTGGATCACGGAAATCACCGCTGAACCGGCGACCGGATCAACATCCACAAACCCACCGTTCTTTCTTTACCTGCCGCTGACCTCGCCTCACTATCCCGTCTGCCCGCTGCCCGAGTTTTGGGGGCAAGGTGATTGCGGTGGCTATGGCGAATTCGTCATCGAAACGGATCACCATCTCGGCCGTTTGCTCGACCACTTGGATGCAACTGGATTGAGCGACAACACGCTCGTAATCCTGACCAGCGACAACGGCCCGGAAAAATCCTGGAAGCAACGCATTCAAGACTTTGGCCACCATAGCAATGGCCCTTACCGAGGCGGCAAACGCGACATCTACGAAGGTGGCCATCGGGTTCCCATGTTGGCTCGATGGCCCAACGGCATCCAACAGCCCGGACGCACCAGCGATGCTTTGGTCGGACAAGTCGACTTGTTGGCGACCGTTTCCGAACTGCTCGGGCAATCACTTCCAGATGATGCCGCGGAAGATAGCCAGAGCTTTGCATCGATCCTGCTAGATCCGTCCCACGAACATCACCGAGCCCCACTAATCAACCATGGCGTTCGAGGCGAATTCGCCATCACTGCTAGCAAATGGAAGTGGATCGCTCCGAATCGGTTCAAAGACAAAGGCGAGCTCTACAATCTTGCCAGTGATCCCGCGGAAACCAAAGACATCGCTTCCGATCACCCACAAGTTGCTCGTCGGCTACAAGCCGCGTTGACGAAGATCGTCCTCAACGGCCGAAGCACACCTGGCAAACCTCAACCCAATGATACCGGCTACTGGGAAGACCTCCGATGGATGGAT
- a CDS encoding tetratricopeptide repeat protein, whose protein sequence is MSASSESGPPPTNEPLDGEPATGEHLFTSSVLTTWILSAALFALTANAYLPAIQGGFIWDDDDYVTENPTLHSIEGLVAIWTDPSATPQYYPIVHSSFWIENHLWGMNPMGYHLVNVLIHCISALLLWRLLSRFSVPGAYVAALLFAVHPMHVESVAWVTERKNVLSGMFTLLTILCWLRYWDFSQPEPSDESTPRNRRWYALALICFIAALLSKTVASTLPAALIVMIWWKRGTVRVKDFTALLPFFVIGIGMGLLTVWLEKFQVGASGIDWELSPWQRVLIAGRALWFYAGKLVWPTELIFTYPRWEIDVTSWWQNAFPVAAVAVMVALFLMRHRLGRGPIAAVCLYAGTLFPALGFFDVYPMRFSFVADHFAYMASVPLIALVVGAVATWLQSKDEDDEEYGLGRHLPKLMAAGAALLLATVSFSQATIYSGLEVLWRDTLEKNPNSFMAHNNLGALLNRRGDYLEAETHLRQSLEIKPDFADSVINLAQARQNLGDLEEALSLYTRATELNPGLAEAYNGLGATQGMMGDFEASEATLNQAIEIDPNYANSYGNLATLRAAQGRNEEAIELFQTASQLDPERMEHRTNLARVLMSAQRWQDAMGAWQSILDESPDDVSAILNLGVIAANQQRTEDAIGYFERVLEIVPNHLSATYNLGAMHDALGNTEKAEQYFRRAERLQPQQQ, encoded by the coding sequence CCAGCTCTGAATCCGGTCCACCGCCCACGAACGAACCGCTCGATGGCGAACCCGCGACCGGAGAACACCTCTTCACCTCAAGCGTCCTGACGACCTGGATATTGTCCGCCGCGTTATTCGCGTTGACTGCGAATGCCTACCTGCCTGCGATCCAGGGCGGATTCATTTGGGATGACGACGATTACGTCACCGAAAACCCAACCCTGCATTCCATCGAAGGGTTGGTCGCGATCTGGACGGATCCATCGGCAACGCCCCAGTACTACCCCATCGTTCACAGTTCGTTTTGGATTGAGAATCACCTGTGGGGCATGAACCCGATGGGCTATCACTTGGTCAACGTTCTGATTCACTGCATCAGCGCATTGCTGCTGTGGCGATTGCTCTCGCGGTTCTCCGTTCCGGGTGCCTACGTCGCTGCGTTGCTCTTTGCGGTCCACCCGATGCACGTCGAATCCGTCGCCTGGGTCACCGAGCGCAAAAACGTTCTATCGGGAATGTTCACACTGCTGACGATCCTTTGTTGGCTCAGGTACTGGGACTTCAGTCAGCCGGAACCAAGTGACGAATCAACGCCGAGGAATCGTCGTTGGTATGCCCTGGCTTTGATTTGTTTCATCGCCGCTTTGTTGAGCAAGACCGTCGCGTCCACCTTGCCTGCTGCGTTGATCGTGATGATCTGGTGGAAGCGGGGAACCGTGCGAGTCAAAGACTTCACCGCCCTGCTTCCGTTCTTCGTAATCGGGATTGGAATGGGCCTGCTCACGGTCTGGCTTGAGAAGTTCCAGGTCGGGGCCAGCGGCATTGATTGGGAGCTGTCCCCGTGGCAACGCGTCCTGATCGCCGGACGAGCCCTCTGGTTCTACGCCGGCAAATTGGTTTGGCCGACGGAGCTGATCTTCACGTACCCACGATGGGAAATCGACGTCACATCCTGGTGGCAAAACGCGTTTCCAGTTGCTGCAGTTGCTGTGATGGTTGCATTGTTCTTGATGCGTCACCGTTTGGGTCGTGGTCCGATCGCGGCGGTGTGCTTGTACGCCGGCACACTGTTTCCTGCTTTGGGGTTCTTCGATGTTTACCCAATGCGTTTCTCGTTTGTTGCCGACCACTTCGCCTACATGGCCAGCGTCCCATTGATCGCTCTGGTTGTCGGTGCGGTCGCGACGTGGCTTCAATCCAAAGACGAAGACGACGAAGAATATGGCTTGGGCCGGCACCTTCCCAAGTTGATGGCGGCTGGGGCCGCGTTGCTGCTCGCCACGGTTTCTTTCAGCCAAGCGACGATCTACAGCGGACTCGAAGTGCTGTGGCGTGACACGCTTGAGAAAAACCCCAACTCATTCATGGCTCACAACAACTTGGGTGCCTTGCTGAACCGGCGTGGTGACTACCTCGAGGCCGAAACTCATTTGCGTCAGTCGCTGGAGATCAAACCAGACTTTGCCGACTCAGTCATCAACTTGGCACAGGCCCGTCAAAACCTAGGCGACCTGGAAGAAGCCCTTTCGCTTTACACTCGTGCCACGGAACTCAACCCGGGACTCGCCGAAGCCTACAACGGACTCGGGGCAACCCAAGGAATGATGGGAGACTTTGAGGCCTCCGAAGCGACTCTGAACCAAGCCATTGAGATCGATCCGAACTACGCCAATTCCTACGGAAACTTGGCAACGCTCCGAGCCGCGCAGGGTCGAAACGAGGAGGCGATCGAATTGTTTCAAACCGCCTCGCAATTGGATCCCGAGCGAATGGAACATCGCACAAATCTGGCGAGGGTGCTGATGTCTGCTCAGCGTTGGCAGGACGCGATGGGAGCTTGGCAGAGCATCCTGGACGAATCACCTGATGACGTCAGTGCAATCTTGAACCTCGGCGTGATCGCGGCGAATCAGCAACGCACCGAAGACGCCATCGGCTACTTCGAACGCGTGTTGGAAATTGTGCCCAATCATCTGAGTGCCACGTACAACCTGGGTGCCATGCATGACGCACTTGGCAACACCGAAAAAGCGGAGCAGTATTTTCGCCGGGCGGAACGTCTTCAACCCCAGCAGCAGTGA